The nucleotide sequence CACCACACCCAAGCAGGACGCCACACTCAGGCAGGTAGCCGAGCTGACGGAGCATGGAGCCGACCCGCTGCTCGTCAAGCAGCGCCCTCCGGCTGCGGTCGGCACGACGATGCATGCGCCGATCGACGCCGTCACCGAGACGGTGAAGCTGAAGAACAAGTGGATCGTGCGAACGTACCCAGGCGAGCAGCCGCCACTGGGTTCGATCGAGCTGCCTACGGGATCACCAACCGCACCAGGACGTCTTCGACTTCTGGATCTTCCTGACGCCTCTGTACTGGCTACAGACAAGGTCATCGAAATCCCGCCGGCGAAGACTGCACCCACCCCCAGACGAACCCCACCGGATGGCCCGATCTTCAACGCTGGGGAATGGACATACGGCGAGACCCTGGCCCACTGCAGGGAGTATGTGAAAGGCAACGTCCTGATTGATATGGAGACGTTCGGAATCGCCTCCGCGATGGAGGCGCTACGTCTAGAGAACAATGTGCTCGTATTGCGCGTCGTCACCGACGCTCTGACCAACAAGGCTGACCAGCCCGATTACGACCAGCTCGCCCTCCTTCAGCGTCAGCTTCCCGCACTAGATGAGGTGCTAGCGATTATCATGGGAACCACTGATGACGCCGGATGACACGCTTGACGCCCAGGTCCGCCGTATGCGGGCAGGCATTGTTTACGCCCCGAGCAGCGACGACTCGGGGTCATGGTGGCCTGTGCTGGCTTCCATCGTGTCGATGGCAGCCGCCGAGATGGAAAACCAGACCGATCGGCTGAACCGGTTCTCGATGCCGCTCCTGCCCACGGACAGCTCCGATGTGCGGGCGAACGCGACGGGGTCAGCCCAGCGTTTCCTCAGCCAGCTCCGTTCCGACTATCGGCGAGTCGCCCTCCCAAGGGTGAGCCTCGCTGAAGTGGAACGGATGAGGAACTGGGGCAAGTGGGCCGACGAACTCAAGAAGGCCAACATCAACAACTGCTCAGTCGCGATCCTCGCCGTGGGCCAGTATCTGGCCTCCGACCGATCGGGAAACCTTTGGATCGCTTTGGACCCATGGATCTCCGACACAGATTTCTCCAACGAAATGTGGTGGTACGTAAGCATGTTCGGCGAGGTCATCGGGCCAGTGGTCCAACTAGCACTTAATGGCACCGACGAGCTCGACGAGCTTCCGAAGTGGGCCGGTGAGGTTGGGGATGAGTGGTGCAAACGGTTCCTGAAGGCTGGCGCCCACGAGCTGCGATCGGACGAGCAACCCGTCGCGGCGCACTCCTACGCGTAGGTAACCACTCCACGCTGCAGCTTGCAGGCGCTTAAAGACGCCCAAACTCCTAGCGCGGGTCCAATCCGTGGCAGACGAGATCACACCGGGATGGCGCAACCATGGGGAACGGCAGTGACGATCTACAGAAACACATCAGTGACTTTATCGTTGCAGTCCACGGTTTCCTGGCAAGGAATGATGTGCTAGAGCATCGCAGGTCCGGGATCGCGATGCCGAAGGCATTCGACATGGAGGACTTTCGACGGTGGGCGCGCGAATACGTCGGAACATTAGATCCGGCGGTCGCCGCGTGGCACGAACCGCTAGAAACGAACGCCGCCGCAATCCTCGAGTTGACAAGCGATGCGCGCCTCACCGAGCCCGTCCGCAAGTTGAGGCTGCTCATAGAGCAGAACGTTGCCGCTAATCGCATGGTGTACGCCGAGGCCGAGAACGCCGCGGACCTCATCGATGCCGTCAAATTGGCAGCGAAAGCGCTGAAAACCCTTGGAGTAGAAAGCCAAACACGCTTAGTGCATATCAGGACCGCTTTGCAGGAACTGAAAACCGTAGTAGAGACTCCACGATGAGCGGCGTGCGCAGGCGGGTGGACAGGGATTTGGCTCACAATTGAACACCGGTGACACCAGTGGCCCTGCATATTCGATTCCGTCGTATTCGTTGCGCTGTTGTTGCGAACACCGCGGAAGTCGGTGGCGGTGGTGTGCGCCCTATCGGTGTGGCTCGGGATCTGCATGTATGGGCGAGTTTGTTGGAGCGACATCGCCTGGAGCCTCCGGCGTAAGACTGCTCCAGAGTCGGCGCTGCGACCTGACAGCCACATAGCCCGCGCTCACGCTTTCCAGCGCCGCGTCTTGACGCTGGCACCGACCGCCAACTGGGCCACCGGCAAATTCTCTTTTCTTCCATCCGCGTCATCGACGGGTCTGGTATGTCGCGAGCCGGCGCGTTCCACATGCGGCCCGCTTCTCTGTCCCGACTTAATAGGTGTGTCAAAACGTATCCGTTTGCTGCGCGCTTGAGATAACCTCCTCAACAACCACCACGGCTTCATGGCGATTACTTCAATTGATAGGGCGGAATGAGATGATGGACATCATATGATTACCCGTGTTGTTATTAATAGCTACCGCCTTTTCGACAACTTCGACTGGGAGCCAAATCTCGGTACGAATATCATTGTGGGTGATAATGAGGCTGGTAAGTCCACGCTGCTCGAGGCCATTGCGCTGGCACTTACTGGAAGACTGAATGGCAGGTGGGCTCAAGAGGAGTTGAACCCTTACTGGTTCAATCAAGAACAGGTTAAGCGGTACTTCGATTCGCTCAGCACTACCTCACCGTTACACCCGCCCGAGATCCTCATCGAGCTGTATCTGACGAATGACGATGACAATCTGCAGCCACTCTTAGGTGTCCATAATTCACGTCAAGATAAGTTGCCGGGCGTCCGGATCCATATATTCCCTTCGGCCGAATATGCAGAAGAGTTCGCGGACTACATGAAGGCCGACGACCGCCCCGACATACTGCCGACGGAGTGGTACACCGTGGAGTGGAAGAACTTCTGCGATGAAAAGCTCACACGGCGACCCAAGCACCTCGGTGTTGCAGTCGTTGACTCGCGCACGATCCGATCAACGGCCGGCGTCGACTATCACACCCGCGAGATGCTCTCCGACTTCATTGAGCCCAAGGAGCGCGCTGCCGTCGCGATTGCACACCGAAGCGCTCGTCACGTCATCAGCACCCAGACGCTCGCTCCGGTGAACGAGCGAATCGCCGAGAAGAATAAGACGTTGCACGACAAGGCAATTGGACTGCACATGGATCAGTCCGCGAACGCGTCTTGGGAGAACAGCATCGTCCCACAGGTCGCCGACGTCCCGTTTGTGATGGCAGGTCAGGGGCAACAAGCCTCGATCAAGGTGGCGCTGGCTATGAGCCGATCCGCCGAGACGACAGCGTATGCACTGGTTGAGGAACCCGAGAATCATCTATCCCATACGAGTCTCACCAAGCTCGTATCACGTATCGAAGAGCTTGCCGGGAGTCGACAGATCTTCCTGACCACGCACAGCTCATTCGTCCTGAACCGACTTGGGCTCGATAAATTAGTGCTATTGCACCGCGGTACGAAGGCGGCCATCGAGGCCCTTCCTCCTGACACTGTGAAGTACTTCAAACGCCTCTCTGGTTACGACACCATGCGCCTCGTACTTGCCGACAAGGTTGTATTGGTCGAAGGCCCGTCCGACGAAATGGTTTTCGAAAAAGCATTCCGCGCCAAGCATGATGGCAAACGTCCAATGGAACTTGGCGTCGACGTCATCTCGATGGCGGGTGTCTCTCTCAAGCGCGGTCTGCAGCTCTGCGCAGCGTTGAAACGGCAGATTGCAGCAATCCGTGATAACGATGGGAAGCCTGCCGACCATTGGCGTAAGCCGCTCGAGGGGTTGCTAGAGGCCGGCGTACGCGAGGTGTTCATCGGCGATCCGGCCGATGGGAGAACGCTTGAACCGCAGCTACTGAAGCTGAACGACGAGACGACGCTTCGGTCCCTCCTTGATATCACGGACGACGATAACGACACCGTCGAGTGGATGTCTTCTCACAAGACGGAATGGGCGCTCACGCTCGATGAATCGGATGATGTGGAACTCGAATATCCTCAATACCTCAAGGATGCAGTCGATTTCGTGTCATGAATACTGCCACGCTTGCGGTCGCAGGATCGCGGAAGACACAGTCGATCGTCGACGCGTGTGCGACCGGTCCCGCTGGCCGACGACGCCTGGTTTTGACGTACACCCTAACTGGACAGCGAGACCTTGAGCGCCGCCTCAGCGCTGCTTGTAATCCGACAAATCTTCCAGAGGTCTCGGGGTGGTACGCCTTCCTGCTTCGCCACTGGATCCGTCCATTTCTGCCGCTCAAGTATCCAGGACGGCGGCTGGCCGGACTAAATTTCGAAGGGGTGCCTGCGAGTCGACCCGATGGCGTTGTCATCGCCTCCGGAGCCGCTCGCTATTTAGATGCGGAATCGCGTGCCTACAGACGGTTTCTGTCGAAGCTGGCTGTCGATGTGGCGAAAGCGGCTGAGGGAACGGTCATTACACGCCTGCAACGAATCTATGACGAGATCTATGTGGATGAAGTTCAGGACATGACAGGCTACGACCTCGATATGCTCGAACAACTGCTCAAATCGACGAGCACGATCCACCTCGTCGGCGACCTTCGTCAGTCGGTGTTCGACACCAACCCTCAAGATCCCCGACTGCCGGAATTCCGCGGCCTAAAGATGATCAATTGGTTCCGACAACAGGAGGAGTCTGGCCGCCTACAGATCAAGTTCTCATCGACCACCTGGCGCTCCGTCCAATCGGTAGCCACCTTTGCCGATTCACTTTTTGATGCTTCTTGGGGTTTCGGGGCAACCGTCTCCGCGCAGACGGCAACGTCCGATCATGACGGTGTCTTCGTGGTTGCACCTGAGCATCTGGGTGCTTATCTGGACCGCTACAAGCCGGTATGCCTGCGGCAAACAGTAGCGACGCCTGTCCCGGGTGGTGTTAGCGCGACCAACTTTGGGATCTCGAAGGGGCTAACGCACGAACGCGTTCTCATCTTCCCGACCGGACCGATGAAGACCTTCCTCAAGCACGGCAGGCTGCTCGCGCCTCGCTCGGCGTGCGGTCTCTACGTCGGGGTGACGCGCGCTGTCTTCAGTGTCGCGTTCGTGGTGGAAAAGCCCGACAAAAGTGGCCTCCAAGTATGGCAGCCCTAAAACCGGGACCGACCCATATGCAGGCCGATGACCCTTGCGGCCCAGCAGAGCCGGAACAGACGAGTGCGTTGAACTTAGTGGGATCCACGCAGGCGCTGCTCCAAGGACGACCAGTAGCGGTACCCGTCAAACCACTCCCCGATCGTGTCCAGATCGAACTCCGAAGAGTCGGCCCGGCGGCCCCACCGGTAGCCGTCCATCGCCTGGTGGTACTCAAGGTGGTGCGGACTGCATACCGGCACGATCGGCCATTCGTCGCTGTCGGGGAACCGCGACTTCGGTGCTAGCCGCAGTAGATGAGTACCGGGCTGACCGCATCTGTAGATCAGGCACGGCATCGGCTCCGGCACGGCGGCAGGTAGATCGCCCCGATCCCACTGGAACCCGCTCATCTTCTGATGCCAGGCCGTGTGATGGGGCTTGCAGAGCCGGAGGTAGGGCCACCGATCGGCCTCGCGGAATCCGAACACATTCCGGGGTGCAAAGTGGTGCTACTCGTAGCCCATTGTCGTACAGCCCTGGACCACGCACACTGGAATGCCGTCGATCCCGGACTCGAAGTACTCCACTCGCTTGCCGCGTTCGATCAGGTCGTTGAACGCTTTGGCGCTCAGGTGTCGGATGCGGCGCCCGCAGTCCGCGCAGCACAGGTCGTAAGTCGGCACCCCGCTGCGCTTCGTGCGGCGTCCGAGGAAGACCGTCGCCTCATCCTGGTCCCGGCTTGTGGCCGCGGGCAGGACGGTCGTGTCCCGACGTGACACCCGCGCTGGAACATGCAGTAAGGCCGATCGCCGGCGGCGGACAGGCAGAAATCCGGGCAGGTCACTTGAGCGAGGACCAGACGATCGCGGAACCACTCACCTCATCCACTATGGCACGAGTCCATCCTGACCAGCGCCTCCCGCACTGGGCTGCCCGTGGGCATTTACACGTGGCGGCTCCGCCGGAGTGCTTACACCTGAATCGGCGTGTGGTTTGCTGCGTTCAGTGCCGCGAACAGCTTGATCTGTCGGCGCATCGACATCGGCTGCCGCTCGATCGCCGCCAGGCCGTCCAGCAGCACGTTCATGTGCCCGAGCACTTTCTCCAGCCACGGCCTCAGCACGTTGCACTTGATCTCGTCGACGTGCGGGATGAAAGCAGTGTCGTTCCTTGGTGGGTGGTGCGCTACTGCGAGCGCCGCGAGAGCGCTATCGATGGACTTGATGACCACCGCGATCTGCTCGGGCCTGGGCACCATGAACCGGTGCTTGTTCGCGGTTAGATACGTTTGTAGTTCGTCTAGATCTGCCTCTACGGGGCTTCCGGGAAGTAGGCCTCGATCCACGTTGTCGACTGCTCGCACTAAACGGAACTGCGAATGGAGCCGCCGTCGCAGTTCAATACGCAGAGCTGCCTGGCGTTCACTGAAAGGAGCGCTCCTCGCATTGTCATTGGCGCGGGTGGTCAGCCAGATACCGAAAGCGGTCATGACCAGGCCCAAGACGGTTGAGATGACGGTGAACGTGTTCATGTTGCGGAGTGTACGGAGGCAGCGTGCACGCACCCGACGTGTGAAACGACCACGGTAGTCCGACGCCCAAAATTGGACATCTCATCAATCGATAACGTTGCGATGTCAGCCACGACGCAAATCGGAAGGCCACAACACATGCCAAGAGAAGAGGTCGAGCTCGTGCTTCCAAGCGTCCTCTTCGGAGGGGATTTGCGCGGCTTCCTCGATTACCTGGGACTGCATGGCCGGTCGCTCGGCAGCGACCGATGGGCCGTCTGGCCGAACAACGACAAGGTGTTCATCAGCCATTACGGCCTGGCCGACGACACCGAATTCGTCAACCGCTTCGACCACTTGAAGAACATGCCGTTGGCATCCCCACACCTCGACGACCCCGATACCGTGGCCCGCTTCGCCGAGATGGAGAAACAGCTTGCCGAGCGCATGTCTGGGGGATCAGACATCGCCGCACTCTTTCGTGGCATCCAGGCGAATATCATGAAATGCGCGACCCACGAGGAGCTGATCGCAACAGTCGAGCAGATGTGCGCGACCCTCGCAGTACTCCCGTTCGAATCAACCAACGAACTCTTGTTTGCCGGCCTATCCGCTCACTTGGTAATTGCAACAGACCTGCTCATTCATCGAGTTCGATTGCCTGCCATACTGTTCCGCTTCGATCAAGACCCCGATGCCATGAACACAATCGCCAGTCTCGGCGACGAAGGCGGGTACTTCGCGTCCTCGACAAAGTGGTTCCATGACATCATCAGCGCATCCCACTACTTCGGCCCGCTGCTCGGCTGCCTTGCTCCGGGCTTCTGGTGCATCCCGACGGGACGTCCGCCGGCTGCGATCCTCTTCTCCTTGGGAACCGGGATCGCAGGATATCGGCACACGCCGATGGAACCGATGCAGTTACTGCCTGCCGAAGGCAAAGACGAGCCTGTGCCGATCGAGAATCCGACCCCAGAATCATGCCGGGTCGCAATTTCATGGTGGACCAACCGCCTCAACCAAATGTTCGGATATCTCTGCGACCCAACAGCTTTCAGCAACAAGCATGGTATCTACGACCCTTATGAGCACCAACACTGGCTGCTTACATTCGGCCAAGTCTTCGAACTTACTACCGCGATACAAACCTTAAGCCGCAACTATGCCGCACAGCGCGCATTGATGAATACGCTGCTCGACAGTTACGCGGACAGAATTATCGACTGCGATTTCGAGAAGCTCTGCACATACGACCACGCGAAGGCAACGGCCGAGCATGTGCGATCCAAGATGCCAGAATCCGTTGCAGCGCTTCTTATGCCACTTGTCGATAGGGCAGTCGAGGGTCTTCGTCGAGTACAGGACGGATTCTTCTTCCGGGAGCAACGCGGCGACAGGAACGTGGTCACATGGATTCCCGGCAGCAATCGTGGACACCACCGCGAACCGCCACGAGCAGCAGCGATCCTACTGAAGCTGTACCGAAACGCCACACATGGCTTCGGCGGCATTCGGCGACCGCAGAGTGACAAGGACCTGATCGCCGAGCGACTGCTCGCACACCACACAGGCGAGACACCAGACGACTTGGTTTTTCTGCCCTTCCTGTACCTCCTCGACACCTTGTGCGCACCCGCTAGAGTCCGTGAAACGATCGTGAAGCGAGCTCGCATCAGAGACTAAGCGTGCAGTATCACCCGGTTGGCGCGGACGAGCGTTTGCCTGCGTCGAAACCCCATGGTCGATTATGAGCGCACCATCAGGCGTTTGAGTGGGTAAAGGTACCGTGAAATCCCCACGGGATGTGGTGGCGCAACCACACTGGCGAGCCGAGATTGACCTGACCGGTCATGCGGCGAACGTCATGCCATGGGCTGTCGAATCGGACGAGTTCGACGGCACCGTTGCAAACGCCCGAGCCGCCGCCGCGTACCGGCGAACACATGCGGCACGACGTGTTTCTGCCCGACGATCTCGCACATGTGGGGACGATGGCCCGCACGGCGGTCAACCACCCAGTTCAAAGACCTCAATCCGTGTCGTAGGTGGACAAGTCCCCCCTCGGACACATCCGGCGACACGACTCAGGTCGGCCGTCACCTTGACCCGTCGCAGGTAGGGGTCGTAGTCAAGACGCAAACCTAGGCTTGCGTACACCTGTGCCCTTTCCGCCCCGGTCGCCTGACCAAGCACGGCTGACAGGCCGCCCAACTCCTCGACCAATTCGCTGATCTGCGCGGCAGACATGGCGCGCGGCCTTTCAGCTCGCTCAAGGCGAGCCTTCAGCTCGTCGCGCTCCGCCGTGCGGCGACGCAGTGCAGCGGTCAAGTCCTCCACGGCCACACCTAGACTCTAGGGCGGTAACCAAAGCAGCAACCTTGGCATTCGCCTCGCGAAGCTGGCGTTGCATGCCGGCGTAGCCAGTACCGGCTGCCGGGTCGACGTCCTGCCCGCGTGCGAGGTCTTCCGGATTGGCCAAGGTGGCGATCCATTCATCAAGTCGCGCAGTCACCTCGTCTTCACGAACCATCAACTGACCAGCGAACACATTGGTACGAGCGTTAGCGTGAGACACAAGGACCTCCTACGGGTGAATGCCAGACACATCCACTCCGTCAGGAGGCCCTCCCACTTTCAAAGAGCACGCCGTTAACAAACCTCCCGGATCACGACAACTGGGAGATGCGACGCTTCGGGCCTCCGCTTCCACGGCAGCGAACGGCTTTGTCCCACATCGAAGTAATCACCGATGAGGACCCCGCCATGCGGAGTGATCAGGTCGACGGCCCGCCGTTTCTGCCAGCTTCGACTCGCCTCTGGGGCTTGAGCGTCCTCCGTGCTCACTCGCCCATAGAAGGCGAACCTCAGACTCACGCCACTCCCCTCCCTGATCCAAACATCCGGTCCCGTACAGCCAGTATGACCTGCATCAGCGCACGGTCGGCGTCCTGCGGAAGGCAATAGTTCTCGGGTACAACCATTTCAACACCTCCGTCCGACACGGCCGATGCGGCGATTCGACCGTCACAATCGGTGCTAGCACCGGCTGCTCGGGAACTGTCAGCCATCGCCGCCGTTGGGCGGATCTGTCTGTTGGCTGGGGCCTTGGCGACGGGCTTCCACCAGTCCTACGCGGCGGGTATGGATGCGTTGCAGGGCAGCGACGTAAATGAGGGTGCGGTCGCCGGGGCGGGTGGGGAGCCGGCATGGTCAAACTCCCACGCCACCAGCTCATCGCCATCGGCACAGCCGAAATCGAGCACAACGTCTCTCGCGTAGCCCGCAGCCGTTCGCTAGAGCGGCCGGCCGGGACATCCGTGCGCCGACCCGCTCTGGGCGACACGTTCGGCGGTCAACGTACCGGAGAAGCCGGTGGCGCCGTATACGACAATGCCGAACTCGCGCTCAGCTGGGTTCATCGGGACGCCGCGAAATCCTTGGTGAAGCAGTACATCCGGTACGAGAGTTCCCCGCCTTCCAGGTAGCGGGACAGCTGCCTGCCTACCGCGCGGTCCGCGAAACGCAGGAAGGCTGGCAGATTGCGATCGACCAGCACCCGTGACGTGTGTGAATTCTTCTCGATACCGCGCACCACCTCGGCATTGATTTCCCGTTGCGAGAGTTGCCGCAGCGGGCTGCCGGCCAGGTCAGCCTCCCATTCGGCGATCTCATTGCTGGGGCGCAGGTCGGTGTACAGGAGGTATCCTCCCGGGCGCAGGACGCGCACTACCTCGGCGAGGAAACGACTAAAGTGCGGGTAGCAATGCGAGGCTTCGACATTGAGTACCACGTCGAAGGATTCGTCCTCGAAGGGCAGGTTTTCGGCGTCGCCCCGCACGAAATCCAAACCG is from Mycobacterium marinum and encodes:
- a CDS encoding ATP-dependent nuclease, with the protein product MITRVVINSYRLFDNFDWEPNLGTNIIVGDNEAGKSTLLEAIALALTGRLNGRWAQEELNPYWFNQEQVKRYFDSLSTTSPLHPPEILIELYLTNDDDNLQPLLGVHNSRQDKLPGVRIHIFPSAEYAEEFADYMKADDRPDILPTEWYTVEWKNFCDEKLTRRPKHLGVAVVDSRTIRSTAGVDYHTREMLSDFIEPKERAAVAIAHRSARHVISTQTLAPVNERIAEKNKTLHDKAIGLHMDQSANASWENSIVPQVADVPFVMAGQGQQASIKVALAMSRSAETTAYALVEEPENHLSHTSLTKLVSRIEELAGSRQIFLTTHSSFVLNRLGLDKLVLLHRGTKAAIEALPPDTVKYFKRLSGYDTMRLVLADKVVLVEGPSDEMVFEKAFRAKHDGKRPMELGVDVISMAGVSLKRGLQLCAALKRQIAAIRDNDGKPADHWRKPLEGLLEAGVREVFIGDPADGRTLEPQLLKLNDETTLRSLLDITDDDNDTVEWMSSHKTEWALTLDESDDVELEYPQYLKDAVDFVS
- a CDS encoding UvrD-helicase domain-containing protein, whose product is MTYTLTGQRDLERRLSAACNPTNLPEVSGWYAFLLRHWIRPFLPLKYPGRRLAGLNFEGVPASRPDGVVIASGAARYLDAESRAYRRFLSKLAVDVAKAAEGTVITRLQRIYDEIYVDEVQDMTGYDLDMLEQLLKSTSTIHLVGDLRQSVFDTNPQDPRLPEFRGLKMINWFRQQEESGRLQIKFSSTTWRSVQSVATFADSLFDASWGFGATVSAQTATSDHDGVFVVAPEHLGAYLDRYKPVCLRQTVATPVPGGVSATNFGISKGLTHERVLIFPTGPMKTFLKHGRLLAPRSACGLYVGVTRAVFSVAFVVEKPDKSGLQVWQP
- a CDS encoding phthiotriol/phenolphthiotriol dimycocerosates methyltransferase; its protein translation is MAFSPAHRLLARMGSTSIYKRVWRYWYPLMTRGLGADKIAFLNWAYEEDPPIDLTLEVSDEPNRDHINMYHRTATHVELSGKRVLEVSCGHGGGASYLTRTLHPASYTGLDLNRAGIKLCQRRHNLPGLDFVRGDAENLPFEDESFDVVLNVEASHCYPHFSRFLAEVVRVLRPGGYLLYTDLRPSNEIAEWEADLAGSPLRQLSQREINAEVVRGIEKNSHTSRVLVDRNLPAFLRFADRAVGRQLSRYLEGGELSYRMYCFTKDFAASR